TTAATGAATGACGTGCAGTAAATGAATGAACCACTCGGCACTCTTTGCAAtgttggtttgtgtttttaaGGAAAGGTAACGTACTACTGGCAATAACCATGCAGCTATGGTTTGGGTCTATTTTAACATGTCTTCATTCAAACTAGCGGAAAGTAAACATCCATGATACATGTGTGTTTACCTTGGTACATTTTATCTATTTGCTTCTGGTTTCAAAtacaatacatatctttaaaagGCATTTCCTCAAAATGAGAAGAAATGTCATTGTAGAAACCATGAGAAACAAACTACCCGAAACATTCCCTTCAATAGCACTACCATACGCCAGACTTTCCAGTATTATTcctataagtttttttttcttttcttttttctggaTGTTGACAGTATTCCCTGATTCACTGAGTGAAAAAAGATATCCCAAATCCCCTCTGTAAAAGCCCTTAACTCTTAATACTGTATATCAACAAAATTATTGTGAAAACCTGTTTTTATCCAGTGTTCATATTTCTGTTCttgaaatgtatgcaaatatgtgcatatttaattcgttttaatgtactgtaatcaatcaactgggaaAGTATGAGGTTATCTGTTAGTTCAAATTTTGTGCTGTCTTGTCTTGATTAGAAACGTCTTAAATTGAAATCATTATGCTAACTTATGTTGACAAGTCCATGTCAAACACTCTGCTTGTGTTGATTACAGAGTACAACAATGAGCTGAGGCTCCCCAAACCCGACTTTCTCAATGATGAACGACAAACTGGTGTTCCTGGGTCTCCTTTATTTCATCCAGGGCATTCCGTATGGCCTGCAGTCGTCTTTGCTCCCGGTGTACCTGCGTGGTGCTGGCCACTCCCTCACCAACATCAGCCTCACCAAAATCCTCTATTTCCCCTGGGTGCTCAAGGTGTTCTGGGCCCCTCTGGTGGACCGAACTGGCACCAAGCGCTGCTGGTTAGTGGGCACAGTGGCTGGTCTGGCCCTCACCTGTTTGGTGAGCGCTACCATCTCACCTGATGTTCAGTACATGGGCGTAGCTGGCTCCCTGCTCGCTATGAACCTGCTGGCATCAGTGCAGGACATTGCGGCGGACGGGTCGGCCGTGCGGCTACTCAGGGGTCAGGGGGAGCTGGGTCTAGGAAACACCGTGCAGGTGGTGGGGTATAAAGCTGGGTCTGTCTTTGCTGGAGGGGGGCTCCTGGCTGTGATTGATGTTGCAGGCTGGGGGTGGATGTTCACCCTGCTGGCTTGCGTGTACGGTGGTGTTGCTCTGTTCGTGTGGGGTGCCCCGGTGTTGGATGGAGAGTCTCCGCGGGGACAGGGAGAAGGACGGAGAGGGTCAAAGGATGTGATGCAGCCATGGAAGGTGTGGAGGAAGCTCTTGTCTGTGCCAGGAACGCCATGGACAATGTTCTACGTTCTCACTTACAAACTAGGTAAGATATTTGCATAATTCGACATCAGACGGGTTGATTTAAATTATTTGGAGATCTTAAAGTACATCTATAATTGGTTGAATAAGTTGACCATGAACTTGAAACTAAGTCATGGTAATGTGTTGTTTTTCCACAAGATGGCAGTCTCGTCCTTTTCCATGCTCACGGTCACATTATGCTCAAAGATTTTAAAACCACTAAACATCAGGAACCATACACAGTTTGGTCACCCAGTTCATTTCAGAATGTCTGTACACTGGAACTGATATTGAAGTCTTTCATTTAGTTTTGCACCAGCGTTTAACCACAAGCCCAACTTCTGTGCATGATCTGAATCAAAGAATATAGACATACTGTAAATAGCAGCTAATGAATCACTTTCAATGAGCTGAATGTGGTGTTTAGCACCAGAAGGGGATTATGTCTGGATTAGAGTCTCTTTGTGTCTCTGTGATATTTCTTATTGAAAACTGAATACATAAATATGTGCTGCACTGtttatgttaatgtattttgtttgtgtCACTTCATTTAAGTGTTGTATGTTTTTCAGAACAATTTAATCAGAAAACCAAGTTTTGTGTATCATGTGGATGTGTCTCtggcaaagagagagagatttggcaTTGTAATCGGATGAGCTTCAGCAGACAAAAGCAGACAGGACATGTGGAAGCCCCCCTCTTAATCTGTTTTATAAGGTTTCTCCTCCGATCATCATCATAATCACTATTAAACAGAACACAAACTAGTTTACTAATGCACTAACATCTGTGTGCAAGTAAATTGCAAAACACAATTTTCTTAAAAACTATACTTACTATATGTAGTATTTGTGTCTTGGGTTTCagcaaatataaacatatttaaagtaAGAAACATGTACTTGCATCTAATTTGcgtaaaataataattgtttgtttttccttttccATTTTTTATTCTCGTTAACATTTTTATCACAAATCGAACAGTCCTTTGTGCAGTTTAtgcttaatgcaaaaaaaaagaaaaaagaaaaataccaaTTCGCCAATGGGATAAGAAATTAAACTTTCAAGAATAATTCAGGATTTATTACCTAAAAAATACGTCTTAATATTTTATGCTGTTTAGTTTCTcaagtaaatttaattttttttaggagTGTGTAaatttttttctggaaaaaaacaacaaaagtatttatttaagaaaattgTTTATCAATAAATTTCAATAagctataaaattatttttaaatgcacgTTTATGGTGAAGTTATAGTCATAAGTCTGTGCTTGGAATGCAACATGCCTTTAAATGGACGTTtgccttttttcatttattgcttGCTTCTCATTTAGCTTTATATGAACATAAATATTACATAGGAGTTCACAAAACATAATTccttattaactttttttaatacagtgtttattggactgtaaaataaagtaagtGTCTCACTAAGAAGACAAATCAATTGCACTACACTTAATGTTGTTTCATGTCATCTAGTGCTTGTATTGCATCACAGATTGTTACCAAAATGTGTTATATATAAGTTATTTCAGCCCAGGCGTTAATAAAGGGTGTTTGGTGTGGGGGTGGACATTGGTGGGATGGAGGGGGCTGGGATTGGGCCAGACGTGGAGCTTCCTTGGGAAGAGTCCAGCTGGAGGTGGGAGTGTACTTCTGGGGGTTTAAAGTTGGATTCTCTATAGAAGTAGAATGCCAGGTTTTCTCTGTGTCTCGCTGTCTTTCTCCAGCTGTATATATACAtagcacacactcatacacacatagATGCATGAATATCCCCTGATGCTGCCCTCCCTCTGTCCTGCACAGCAGGGGCAAGGGAACGGAGTAGTGCATGGAGGGGTGAAGGGGTGATGCGAACAGGAGGCAAATATTTTCCAGAGGGAACGCAGAGGACTGCAGGGGGGATGAATTAATGAACACCCACCACATGGTCAACTATGAGAGAGAgtcaaagagagcgagagagatggtTAGGCACAGGGGGCATCGGGTATGAGAAAGCGCGTGAGTAGAGAGTGATGGAGAACACAGAAATTCCAAAGAAAGAAGATGAGTAAAAGTATGTGATGTCTTTTAGTTGACCTACATTGTTTTCCCATTGTCTGGACCATTGTGTAACTCGGGTGTGaacattaaaaagcattctgTTTAGATATGTGAGCTTACAGTACATCACACTTTGAATAGGCTGCGTCTCTGTTCCCTATCCATACCACTGTATCTTTGCTCGCATTCACATAGTTAACGGTGCAAGTGATATTCCTCGATGCTTTTGTTTCATCCAAACAATTATGTCATTGTGTCCCAGAATGTAAAGGGAATAACCTAGACCTTTGCAGATTATAACCTCAGAGGTCCGTAGAGACTTGGTATGGGGCTTGTCGTTGGTTGAGGTGCATTTACAATGGAGTTGTGTGACCTGCTCAAGTACACATAGATGCAGATACACACAGCACGGTAACCTACATGAACTGGGAGGGGCCCAGGATCCTCAGGCTGTTCCCATGCTAAAGACACTGGGGACTTTGAGATTTATCATACTGCTGCTTTTAGTCAGCATCTCACACTCGTTGGCTCTCACACACTTTTGAAGATTAGTAAAAGTGTTGTTTTTCATTGCatcctcatgttgctccaaagcTGTATGGCTTTCTATGTTCTGTGGCgcacaaaaaaagaatatttggAGAATATCCTGGACTTTCTttgttttaatgcaaaaaaaaaaaaaaaagtcctaatGATCCACTGTATTGCAAAC
Above is a window of Carassius carassius chromosome 4, fCarCar2.1, whole genome shotgun sequence DNA encoding:
- the LOC132139779 gene encoding major facilitator superfamily domain-containing protein 3-like, whose product is MMNDKLVFLGLLYFIQGIPYGLQSSLLPVYLRGAGHSLTNISLTKILYFPWVLKVFWAPLVDRTGTKRCWLVGTVAGLALTCLVSATISPDVQYMGVAGSLLAMNLLASVQDIAADGSAVRLLRGQGELGLGNTVQVVGYKAGSVFAGGGLLAVIDVAGWGWMFTLLACVYGGVALFVWGAPVLDGESPRGQGEGRRGSKDVMQPWKVWRKLLSVPGTPWTMFYVLTYKLGEQGAVTMFPLFLLDHHMTARELGVWNGVVAMAFSICGSSIGGFLLSQYSIGLLMRRVFMMRTVSMVFQSSLLIVLEPSVLMKGMAVLSLSLQHFIAGLITTLTFTTMMNCTQRAEESIQATHYSFLATLEVLGKLSFSALAGGMVDTVGFPIAFILFLFLTSSSALHVWRATETGILKEQLKEQPQ